A single region of the Rattus rattus isolate New Zealand chromosome 8, Rrattus_CSIRO_v1, whole genome shotgun sequence genome encodes:
- the Tmem158 gene encoding transmembrane protein 158, producing the protein MLPLLAALLAAACPLPPARGGATDAPGLAGTPPNASANASFTGEHSTPRLLASAASAPPERAGPEEAPAAPCNISVQRQMLSSLLVRWGRPRGLQCDLLLFSTNAHGRAFFAAAFHRVGPPLLIEHLGLAAGGAQQDLRLCVGCGWVRGRLRAPAGAPTALPAYPAAEPGPLWLQGEPRHFCCLDFSLEELQGEPGWRLNRKPIESTLVACFMTLVIVVWSVAALIWPVPIIAGFLPNGMEQRRTTAGAPAAAPAAVPAGTTAAAAAAAAAAAAAAAVTSGVAPK; encoded by the coding sequence ATGCTACCCCTTCTCGCCGCGCTACTGGCCGCCGCCTGCCCGCTGCCGCCGGCGCGCGGCGGGGCCACGGATGCGCCCGGCCTTGCTGGGACGCCCCCAAATGCTTCGGCCAATGCTTCCTTCACCGGCGAACACTCCACCCCGCGTCTGCTGGCATCGGCGGCATCGGCACCCCCAGAGCGCGCGGGCCCAGAGGAGGCTCCTGCGGCGCCCTGCAACATCAGCGTGCAACGGCAGATGCTGAGCTCGCTGCTCGTGCGCTGGGGCCGCCCGCGGGGCTTGCAGTGCGACCTGCTGCTCTTCTCTACCAACGCGCACGGCCGCGCCTTCTTTGCCGCCGCCTTCCACCGCGTCGGGCCGCCGCTGCTCATCGAGCATCTGGGGCTGGCGGCCGGCGGCGCGCAGCAAGACCTGCGCCTGTGCGTGGGCTGTGGCTGGGTGCGCGGCCGCCTGCGAGCTCCCGCCGGGGCTCCCACCGCTCTGCCTGCCTACCCCGCCGCCGAACCGGGGCCGCTGTGGCTGCAGGGCGAGCCTCGTCACTTCTGCTGCCTGGACTTCAGCCTGGAGGAGCTGCAGGGCGAGCCGGGCTGGCGGCTGAACCGCAAGCCCATCGAGTCCACGCTGGTGGCCTGCTTCATGACCCTGGTCATCGTGGTGTGGAGCGTGGCCGCCCTCATCTGGCCGGTGCCCATCATTGCCGGCTTCTTGCCCAACGGCATGGAGCAGCGCCGGACCACCGCCGGCGCCCCCGCGGCCGCTCCTGCAGCCGTACCGGCGGGGActaccgccgccgccgccgccgctgctgcagCAGCTGCCGCGGCCGCGGCCGTCACCTCGGGGGTGGCTCCCAAATGA